Proteins co-encoded in one Arachis hypogaea cultivar Tifrunner chromosome 11, arahy.Tifrunner.gnm2.J5K5, whole genome shotgun sequence genomic window:
- the LOC140176170 gene encoding uncharacterized protein, which translates to MILANAHLHRTLVDQGSSADLLFKPAFDKLGLDEKELRAYPDTLFGLGDTPIKTLDFIFLYTTFGKGIKSKTLGIDFIIVDVAFAYNALIGRTTLNRLGAVVSTPHLCMKFPTPEEIAIIRGDQKLARKCYNESLNLRGKSKEVNAIKLGGVRVKEELRPQLGGKTEKL; encoded by the coding sequence ATGATTCTTGCCAATGCTCATCTACATAGAACTCTGGTGGATCAAGGAAGCTCGGCTGACCTCTTGTTTAAACCAGCATTTGACAAGTTGGGATTGGACGAGAAAGagctaagagcctaccccgacaccctcTTTGGATTAGGGGACACTCCCATTAAGACGCTGGATTTCATTTTCCTAtacacaacttttggaaaggggATAAAATCCAAAACCTTAGGCATCGACTTTATTATTGTCGATGTAGCTTTTGCCTACAATGCTCTGATAGGCAGAACAACCTTAAATCGGCTGGGAGCAGTGGTTTCTACACcccacctctgtatgaagtttccAACACCGGAAGAGATTGCCATCATCAGAGGAGACCAAAAGCTGGCAAGAAAgtgttacaatgaaagcctgaacctaaGAGGTAAAAGCAAGGAAGTTAATGCCATTAAGCTCGGAGGTGTCCGAGTTAAGGAAGAGTTACGACCACAGCTTGGAGGAAAAACCGAAAAGTTATAG